From one Mycolicibacterium sp. HK-90 genomic stretch:
- the pheS gene encoding phenylalanine--tRNA ligase subunit alpha: MAQQPSDLSEEALTKAVSAARHAFDLAGDLDALARAKTEHLGDRAPIALARQALATLPKADRADAGKRVNVARGEAQRAYDERLAVLRAERDAAVLVAERIDVTLPSTRQPVGARHPITILAENVADTFVAMGWELAEGPEVETEQFNFDALNFPPDHPARSEQDTFQIAPDGSRQVLRTHTSPVQIRALLERELPVYIVSIGRTFRTDELDSTHTPVFHQVEGLAVDKGLTMAHLRGTLDAFARAQFGPEGRTRFRPHFFPFTEPSAEVDIWFPGKKGGPGWVEWGGCGMVNPNVLRACGIDPDVYSGFAFGMGLERTLQFRNGIPDMRDMVEGDVRFSLPFGVGA, encoded by the coding sequence GTGGCTCAGCAGCCCAGTGATCTCTCAGAAGAAGCCCTGACCAAAGCCGTCAGCGCGGCCCGGCATGCCTTTGATCTGGCCGGTGACCTCGATGCGTTGGCCCGTGCCAAGACCGAGCACCTCGGCGACCGCGCTCCGATCGCGCTGGCCCGCCAGGCGTTGGCGACGCTGCCGAAGGCCGACCGGGCCGACGCCGGCAAACGCGTCAACGTCGCCCGGGGCGAGGCCCAGCGCGCCTACGACGAGCGGTTGGCGGTGCTGCGCGCCGAGCGCGACGCGGCGGTGCTGGTCGCCGAACGCATCGACGTGACGCTGCCCTCGACCCGCCAGCCGGTGGGGGCCCGGCACCCGATCACGATCCTGGCCGAGAACGTCGCCGACACCTTCGTCGCCATGGGCTGGGAGTTGGCCGAAGGCCCGGAGGTCGAGACCGAGCAGTTCAACTTCGACGCGCTCAACTTCCCGCCGGACCACCCGGCCCGCAGCGAGCAGGACACGTTCCAGATCGCCCCGGACGGTTCGCGCCAGGTGCTGCGCACGCACACCTCGCCGGTGCAGATCCGGGCGCTGCTCGAGCGCGAGCTTCCGGTGTACATCGTCTCGATCGGACGGACCTTCCGCACCGATGAGCTGGATTCCACCCACACGCCGGTGTTCCACCAGGTGGAGGGGCTGGCCGTGGACAAGGGCCTGACGATGGCGCACCTGCGCGGCACCCTCGACGCATTCGCCCGCGCCCAGTTCGGCCCGGAGGGGCGCACCCGCTTCCGTCCGCATTTCTTCCCGTTCACCGAGCCGTCGGCCGAGGTGGACATCTGGTTCCCCGGTAAGAAGGGCGGCCCGGGCTGGGTCGAATGGGGCGGTTGCGGCATGGTCAACCCGAATGTGTTGCGGGCCTGCGGTATCGACCCCGATGTCTACTCCGGATTTGCCTTCGGCATGGGATTGGAGCGAACCCTGCAGTTCCGCAATGGAATTCCCGACATGCGCGACATGGTCGAGGGTGACGTCCGGTTCTCGCTGCCGTTCGGGGTGGGTGCCTGA
- a CDS encoding adenylate/guanylate cyclase domain-containing protein — translation MDGEPFDDPSGRNGDVEQAPRQRPVRTPGLPGPLGWFQRTNRSPAVIELVRRVRRSLPGDPDFGDRLSASGEGGPRAAARVADRLLDRDAASREVSLGALQVWQALTERVSGTPANPEVTLVFTDLVGFSSWSLRSGDDATLRLLRRVAQVIEPPVLEAGGHIVKRMGDGVMAVFSDPATALRAMLVALDGVKNIDQDGYAPRMRVGIHTGRPQRIGSDWLGVDVNIAARVMARAGTGGLMVSHTTLEGISEEQLAELGASVKRQRRQMFSNKADGVPDDLVMYRVRTPRQSPG, via the coding sequence GTGGATGGCGAGCCGTTCGATGACCCGTCCGGCCGAAACGGGGATGTCGAGCAGGCACCGCGGCAGCGGCCTGTCCGGACACCCGGGCTGCCGGGGCCGTTGGGGTGGTTCCAGCGCACCAACCGGAGCCCCGCCGTCATCGAGCTGGTCCGCCGGGTTCGTCGCTCCCTACCCGGCGATCCGGATTTCGGCGACCGGCTCTCGGCGTCCGGCGAGGGCGGACCCAGGGCCGCGGCGCGCGTGGCCGACCGGTTGCTCGACCGGGACGCGGCCTCGCGAGAGGTCAGCCTGGGTGCGTTGCAGGTCTGGCAGGCGCTGACCGAGCGGGTGTCGGGGACCCCGGCCAATCCTGAAGTGACGCTGGTCTTCACCGACCTGGTCGGCTTCTCCTCGTGGTCGCTGCGGTCCGGCGACGACGCGACGTTGCGGTTGTTGCGCCGGGTGGCGCAGGTGATCGAGCCTCCGGTGCTGGAGGCCGGCGGTCACATCGTCAAACGCATGGGTGACGGCGTCATGGCGGTGTTCTCCGATCCGGCCACCGCCCTGCGCGCAATGCTGGTCGCGCTCGACGGCGTGAAGAACATCGACCAGGACGGATATGCCCCGCGCATGCGGGTGGGCATCCACACCGGGCGCCCGCAGCGCATCGGGTCGGACTGGCTGGGCGTCGACGTGAACATCGCCGCCCGGGTGATGGCGCGGGCCGGCACCGGTGGGCTGATGGTGTCGCACACCACTCTGGAGGGCATCTCTGAGGAGCAATTGGCCGAGCTCGGGGCCAGTGTCAAACGTCAACGGCGGCAGATGTTCTCGAACAAGGCCGACGGCGTGCCCGACGACCTGGTGATGTACCGGGTGAGAACCCCGCGGCAGTCGCCCGGCTGA